The genomic window ATGATCATAGTATTTCTTAAGTTCGTCAAAATTTTGATCAATTCTTTCCGAGAAATAACTTTTCAAAGTTTCTTTATTATCCATAATCTATTATGATTTTAATTTAATAACTCAATGAAATTCTATTGATTAGCATTACTAGCAAACATAGTATTTTATCATATAAAATCAAATACAAAACCATTATCATTAACTCTGAAAAACATAGCTCGTGGTTTCATCCACGGGAAACGTATTTTGGCAAACGTAATGCTATACATTGCGTCTCCGTGGTTGAAACCACGGGTTATGTTTAAATAGATAATTTTTATTTCGTTTCAATTTCATTATTGGTTGTAATAATGATTTTATTTTGCTGATGTTCAATCGTTACGAAATTCCCGTAATGAAAACCGATTTTCTGAAGCCATTTTCCGCAAAGACGTATTTCTGGAAATATAACGTATCGATGATATGATCGTGCAATATGCTTTTGCTGTATTTTTAATCGTCTTTTTACTGATTGTTTCATTTTATTTTTATTTCATTGAAACAAAAATAGTAAATATTTTATTACAAATAATAATTATACAAAACTTAATTGCGATTTTATAGCATTTTTTAATAACATTATTATACTTTTTATTATATTTAAAATACATCATATTTGCATAAAAAAGCAATAAATCAACATTATGTCGCAATTAAATTTAAATAGAATAAAGGTTGTTTTGGTTGAAAACAATAGAAGTAATAAGGAATTAGCAAAACATTTGGGCAAAACGGTATCGACAGTTTCGCGTTGGTGTACGAATGATTATCAGCCTTCTATTGAAACACTTTATGAGATTTCGAAATATTTGAAGGTTGATATTCGGGAGTTATTGGTTTCTACTGGAAAAGGTTAAATATTTTTATTAATGTTTTAAATTATACTTGTGCGCTTTTATATGATTTTAAAAGTTCTTCTTTCATTGTAAAGTTTTTAGATTATTGTGAACACTCTGAGCTATTATGAACAGTTATTATAACAATCCATTTTTTTTAATCATTAAAAATCGTTACGTATTAATTCATCATTTATTATTATCAACTTTCCGCTGAGTATTGAATCAATTACCGAATTTTCATCATACTTCTTTATTAATAAATTAATAATCCTGTTTCTTTGGTTTTCATTACTGATTACTATGTAGCGAATATCATTAATATCAAAATTTATCGAATATTCTGGTAAATGCGGTTTTTTCTTAAAATGTGATTCTTTCATATCATTGAATTCATCTGGATATAAAACTTTATTATCTTTTAAATCTGGAATGTATCTCCATTCTCTCTCTTGATAAGTTATTATCTCTTTACCTTTATAAGTGGTTTTCCAATTCTTAAAAAATTGAATTGCGGGAGTAATTGCATCAAGTATTACATCAAAATTATTAATGTCATTTTTATATAATCCACCACTAAATAATTTTTTACTAAAATCTTTAAAAGGAGTATTTTCATGAATGTAAACCACAGGTGAAATTCTATTTTTTAAAGCCCAATCCAAACTCATTCCTAAGCCATATTTACCATATCTCATATATTGATCCACATCTTTTAATGGTATATTGCAAAAACTCACCATTGGAACATAATAATCTGATTCGCTAACATTTTCTAAACAATACGAAGGAGCAAAACCATCTTTTAAGATTTTTAATAAAACTTCAAAATTATCTAAGTAATGTACTATATGATTTATTTTCTTTTGACTGAAATCGTTTTCTACAACTTTTTTATCAATTTTGTTTTTTGTTTTATCTGACATTGGCTTTAATAAATTATAAGAAATTACACATCTTTTCAAACATTATACTAAACAAGGTAAAAATCACTAAGCTCCAATACTTTTTACTTACATCAAATATAATAGACTTTAATCATTTTAGCTACTTATAACTTACTACAAAAAAACGCCTCCTTTAATTAAAGAAAGCGTTTTAAAATCATATAAAATCTTAATTATCTAATTCCCATTAAAAACCAAATACAAAACCAAAATTACCAACCCCAACAAACCAAACAAAAGCTTAACCTTTTTACTAGTTTTAGGAATATCCGTTTCATCTGAAATATTAACTTCAGGGTTTTTATCAGTTAACGAAATAATAACAGCTGTAATTAAAAGCACAGCAAAAATGTAAAAGGAAATCAATAAAAAGTGAGGCCAAACTGGATATTTATCGGCAGGGAAAATCCATAGATATAAAACACCAACAAACAAACTAAAAGCCGAACCCCAAGAAAGCGTTGCATTTACGGCTTTTTTAGTGGTGCGTTTCCAGAAAACACTCAAAAGGAAAACAACAGATAACGAAGGCGCCAAGAAACCTAAAACAGCCTGAAAGATGTTGAATAAATTCTGTCCTTTGATATTGTCAATCGCAACGGCAATAAGAATTGCAAAAACACATCCAGCAGCAATTGTTAAACGACCAATTTTAATCTGATCCTGAATCGTCGCCGTCGGGTTTATTTTCTTTACATAAATATCATTCGTAAAAACGGTACTTAAAGCGTTTAACGAAGAACCAATTGTTCCTACCAAAACGGCAATCATCACACAGATTACCAAACCGTTCATGCCACTTGGAAAAAGGTTCGTAACCATTGTCATATAAGCCAAATCAGAATTGCTTCCTAATTCTGGATATAACGCATAACATAAAATTCCAGGCAAAATAAATAACGGCAATGCCATAACCTTTAACCATCCTATAAAGTTAACTCCCAATTGTCCCTGCTCCAGATTTTTCGCCCCCAAAACACTCTGCACCATCGATTGATCGGTACAGAAAAAAGCAACTGCTGCTACAGGATATCCTAACAAAATAGCAGGCCACGGATAATGCGCATCGTCAGAAGGACGAACTAAATTCCAAAAATTAGAAGGAGTTTTAGCAATTAAAACATCGATTCCACCCAGTTTTTGCAAACCTAAAAAGGAAAGTGTCAGCGATACTACAATTAACAGAATCATTTGAAAAACATTCACTTTAGCAATCGCTTTTAATCCTCCCGCAAACGTAAATATTCCAGAAAAAATCACTAAAACCGTAACACTCTGCCACATAGGAATTCCAAGAATCTGACGAACTAAAACGCCTCCGCTGAATAATCCTAAAGACAACCAGCTTACTAATATTTTTACCAAAGCATACCAAGCCAAAATATTTTGAGTACTATCACCATAACGTTTTCCCATATATTCGGGCATCGTACTTACTTTGCTCGCAATATATCTTGGCGCAAAAACCATTGCCAAAAGCAGTAAAAATACAAAAGCGTACCATTCGAAATTTCCTGCTACAATTCCCGTAGCGTAACCAATACTCGCAAAAGCCAATAATGACGAAGGCCCAACATTGGTTCCCCACATATTAAACCCGATGCTGTACCAGTTTAAGGAGTTTCCGGCCAGAAAAAGTGTTTCATTTTTCTTTCTCTGTTTCATACTTACCACATATCCAATGACCAATAAAGCCACTAAATAACCCGCTACAATCACAAAATCGAGCGTGGTTAATTTATCGTAGATACTGTTCATAGTCCGTATTCGTTAAGAATATCGGCAATTTTAACCGGCATTCCAGTTTGCAAAGATTTATCCATTGCCTGCAATAAAGCCACAGTTCCAATTCCTTCTTCCATGTTTGGATACGCTTCAAAACCTTGCTCGATACTGTCTACAAAATATTCTAAATAATTCTGATATTCTCCGCCGTGATGACTTTGTCCTTCAAAACGGAAATAATATTTTATCGTGCTGTCGCCCCAAGTAACTACTTTTTCTTCGCCCGTTTTATCTGTAATCGCATAACGCAATTCGTGATAATCAGCCTGACTTGCTCCTTCTGTAGCTCGCAGAATTGTGCTCATTCCGCTGTCACGTTGCGCTGGCTGAGTCGGCGAAGTATAGACACCGCTTACACGAGCAATTCTTCCATCGGTTGCTTTGAAGATAAAATGCATTGTATCTTCATTTTTCAATCCAGCATTTTGTCCGTTACTGCTAATCATTCCGTAACCCATCACTTCCTGAATATTTGGCAAATACCATCTGATGAAATCTACAGGATGACTCAAACCTCCATACAACCATTTAAACGATTGCAAAAGCGACCATTCTTTCTTTAAAAACCATCTGTGATCGGCGTGATATTGCGCTTCAATTGTAATTAAATCTCCAATTAAACCTGCCTCGTAATCGGCTCTTTGTCTTTTGGCTGGTTCGAAAAAACGGGAACTTTGCCCTATAAAAACTTTCTTTCCAGTCGATTTGCTTAATTCTAGTAATTCCTTAGCATCCGAAAGATCATCGATAAATGGTTTTGTACAAACAACATGTTTTCCGTGCAACAAAGCTTGTTTTACATGTTGTGCATGCAGATGATCTGGCGTGTAAATCGCAATGATATCAATTGATGCATCATTCAACAAATCGTCGTAATTAGTTGTGTACGAATGAAAATCGAATTCTTTTGCTCGCTGTTTACACAATTCTTCGTTTCGGTCGCATATTTTAACGAGTTCTAGTTTTGAACTTTCTATAGCAGCCGACATTGTGCTTCGTCCTTCTCCAAGTCCTAGAATGGCTATTTTTAACATTGGTGTGGTTATTTTAGATTGTTGATTTTAGATTTTAGATTTTTTTTCTTGCCACAGATTAAAGGATTTTCACAGATTAGAAAAAATCATTTTAATCCTTTTAATCTGTGGCTAAATATATCTCAACGTAAACCCGACAGGTTTTAAAAACCTGTCGGGTTTAGTCATAATGTATTATTTCGTTTCTACTTTATTCAAGAAAATCCAGGTTTCGTCTGATTTTGCGCCTTCAATTCCCGATTGGTATTTTTTCATTAAGGCATTCCAGTCATCTACACGAGGATTATTTTGTGTTGTTTTTGGATTTAGTTTATCCAAATTTTCTCCTTTCGGAATACTGATTACCAAGATCAATTGTCTGTCTTTTTTGAAGACTTGTAATTGCTGAAAATCGGCATTACAGAAACCTTTGGCTACTTCTGGCCATTTTTCGAATTGTGTTTTGTGATACTCCACATATTCTTTTTGCAGTTTTTCATCGGCAGGAAGATTCGCTGTTAAAACAATATTTTCCCAATCCGATGCTGGTTTTGAATCTTTACATCTTTCGAAGTTTTGAAAATCATAAACCAAATCTTCATAGATTTTAATTTCTAAAGAAGGAAAAGCACCCGCTAATTTTCGTTTCGTTCTTTCCGGCTGATTCATTTTTCCGTAAATCACCAAATGATTTTTCCATTGGTACAATTCCTGACCTACAATTCTAAAACCTACCAAAGTCGATTTGATTTTTTCGATATCAAAATCAGAACCTATCAATTCGATGGCATACGGTTTTGGCATTTCCTGCAATCCCCATTTTTCATCGATTACGACTTCTTTTTCTAAATCTTTATAAGGAGCTCTGATTCCCGCTGCATCTTTAATTTTAGTGCTTACATACGGATCATTGTGTTCCCAAATATTCCCTTTTGGACCATTGTGGTTTTTAAGGATTTTCTTTTCAGCAATCCAGTTGTTTTTTATCGTAAAACCTTCACTTCCTTCATCGGTATATAAATACAGCCATAAAAACGGATCGTGCGCGTATGGACTATTGTAAACTTTGTCGATATAATTTTCTTCGATTCGGCTTCCTGGCTGAGCCGAAAGCGTGTAAATTCCAGCAACATCATGTAAATGTTTCGCATAATGATGAATTTTATTCCCTAGAATTTTATTGTTCTGCATCACGTTTGGCGTGTGTGTCCAACCCCAGCCCATTGCCATTCCAGAGTATGATACATCCGAAATTTCGTTGTGTTCAATCGTAATATTTCGAACAAAACCTGCACTGATTCCTAAAGTTCCCCAATCTTCATTGGTTACGTTGGTGATTAAATTGTCCGAAATCACTTCATCCGAACACATTTCTCTTTCATCTTTTATGATTAAAGGTAAATGCGCTTCAAAAGCTTCTTCAGAGAAAACTCCAACATTAATAGCACTTCCGCCAATATCTTTAAATAAATTTCCTTTTACAGTATTGTGATTTGTTCCTTTATTTAAATCTAAACCAGTCGAAGATAGATGTTCAAAACGACACGATTCAAACTGAATATTATTCGCATAATTTACTTCAACCGCTGCACGAGGTCTACCTACCCAAGCCTGATTTTCTAAATTCGCCTGATTTGGTGTTCCTGGCTGTTTCAATTTATAAGCATCCAACAAATACAAACCCGACTGCAACGGCACGTGACCTTGCTGCGAAGGACGAAGCCAGTTGCTGTACTGAAACGAAATTCCTTTAAATTGAAAATGATGAACAGGAGAATCGATTGTTCCTTTTACTTCAACCAGATTTTCTAAAACTGGAGCTGTAACGGTAACCGAATTAATTTCTTCTCCAGCTCTTGGAATATAATAGATTTTAGCATTTTTCTTGTCTAAATACCATTCACCAGGCTCGTTTAAAAGTGAAAAAGCATTATTTAAGAAATAAGCAGAATTCCCGTTGTTTTTAGAAATCCACGGAGCAGGCCACGGATGCTCGCTTTGAATACGGCTTTCTGGCTCTTCAAACGAAAGTTTGGCGCTGTCTTTTTGTACTTCGATATTTTTGATTCTAAGATTGGCATTCGACCACCATTGCACAATAAACATTTCCATTCCCGGTTCGAACTTAACTGATTTATCCTTAAACGGAATCCAACAGGTTTGTTCTTCGTGATTCCATGATAAAATACGTTCCATTGTGGTTCCGGCAGTATTTTTAGCTCTTAGGGCTTTTTTTCCGTTTACCCATAATTGTCTGTAATCAATTAGGCTTCCCGCTTTTTTAGGAGCATCGGCTACCCAAACAGCACCTCTTTTTAGTCCGTTGATAACGGTTGTCGATTTTGTCCAATTTTTAATTTCGATTCCACCGCTTATAATGGGTCTTGCATTTACATCGGCTTCAATTGTTGTCGGACTTTCTGCTGTTCCAGAATCTTCTGGTCGTACAAATAATGGTTCGTTTAAATAATACGTTCCATTCATTACTATAATTCGAATTCCGTCTTTTATAGATGGATCTTTTAAACGACGAAGCTCTCTGGCTTTTCGCATTGCCATGTGAACCGTTGCCAACGGATTTGATTTTGTTCCGAGGTTTGAATCTTTTCCTGATGGCGACACCCAGATTTCAGCACCACTTGCCGAAATTGTGAATACCAGTAAAAAAACGACTAGTAATTTGTTGAAAGGAATTAAACGCATTATTTATAGTATTGATTTTTTTCTTGAGCTAAAATTACGAGGCATTTATTTAAAGCGCTATAATTTTTACAAATAATTGTATTTTTAACACTTTTACCAAATAACAGGGACAATTTAAAAGAATATAAAATTACGAGCATCCTGTACCCTCCTGTAATATTGACCTCAAGATATTCATTTCGAAAATTCGGCTTTTAATTATCCTTTCATTTCCGAGTCAAAAAAAGTTAAATTCATAAAAAATCTGTGATAAACTCACTAAAACTGTCATTTCGTATTATTTTTTTAATAGATTTGTGTAATCGATTACATTAAATATTTCAAATTAAAAAACAGTAATTTTATTTATTGAATAAAAATTTCAGTAATAAAAAATTGAATTAATAGTAAATCGGTTTCCCTAAAAAGACTTTTAACTATAATAGAATAAGAATGAAAACTAACCGAATTAACCTTTTATGTGTCGCTCTCGCCTCTTTTGCTTTGAGTTTCAACACCGCTTCGGCACAAAAATCTGCTGATACGTATAAAAATATTGAGTTTAAAATGGCTGAAGTTCAAGAGCCTATAATTCCGCAGTACAGTGTGAATCTAAAAGACTTTGGAGCAGTAAATGGCGGTTATGTTTTAAATACAAAAGCTTTTGCAGATGCTATTGATGCACTTTCTAAAAAAGGCGGAGGAAAATTAATTATTCCAGCTGGGATTTGGCTAACAGGACCGATCATTCTTAAAAGCAATATCGAACTTCATGCAGAAAGAGGCGCATTAATCAAATTCAGTACCGATAAATCTTTGTATCCAATAATTGAAACCAGCTTCGAAGGTTTAAACACTTGGCGTTGTATCTCTCCTATTTATGGAAAAAATCTAGAGAATATTGCGTTTACCGGAAATGGTGTTTGGGACGGATCTGGCGAAGCTTGGCGACAAGTTAAAAAGAGTAAATTGACAGATGAACAATGGAAGAAATTTGTAGCTTCTGGCGGGGTTTTAAATGAAAAGAAAGACAGCTGGTATCCTTCGGAACAATATTTAAAAGGTGCTAAAGGTGCCGATCAGAACATTCGTCTTGACTTGAAAACAAAAGAAGATTTTGAAGCGATTCATGATTTCCTTCGTCCTGTTTTGGTAAGCATACAAAATAGTAAAAGAGTGCTATTTGACGGACCTGTTTTTCAAAATTCTCCTGCATGGAATATTCATCCGTTATTAATTGAAGATTTAATTGTTCGAAATATAACCGTTCGCAATCCGTGGTTTTCTCAAAATGGCGACGGACTTGATGTAGAATCTTGTAAAAATGTAGTGATTGAAAACTCAAGTTTTGATGTGGGTGACGATGCCATCTGCATTAAATCGGGTAAAGATAAAGACGGACGTGATAGAGGTGTTCCTTGCGAAAATATCATCGTTAAAAACAATATCGTTTATCATGGACATGGCGGAGTAACCGTTGGAAGTGAGATGTCTGGCGGTGTAAAAAACTTGCACGTTTCTAATTGTACTTTTATGGGAACTGATGTTGGTCTTCGTTTTAAAAGTACTCGTGGACGTGGCGGTGTTGTAGAAAACATTTACATCTCTGATGTTTTTATGACTGATATTCCATCTCAGGCAATTTCGTTTGATTTGTATTATGGCGGAAAATCTATTGCTGAAACTTTAGCAGAAGGTGGAAATACCGTTAGTACAAAAGCAATTCCGGTAAACGAAGAAACGCCTCAGTTTAAAAATATCGTGATCAAAAACATTACAATCAAAGGCGCTCAGCAAGCTGTATTTTTGCAAGGTCTTCCTGAAATGAATTTAGAAAATATTGAAATCTCAAACCTAATTGCAAAAGCTCAAAAAGGTTTTTCTATAATTGACGCTAACGGAATTAAAATCAGCAACGCACAATTGGATATTGAAGCGAAGAATGCTTTCGAAATTTACAACACTAAAAACCTTTCGTTGAAAAATATTGAGTTTAATCCTTCTTCATCAAATGCGATTACAATTAACGGTGAAGCGAGTAAGAATATCGATTTGAGTGGTTCTTCTGTTAATTTTTCTAAGACGACTACTATTGATAAAAACGTTCCTAAAAAAGCGGTGAAATTTTAATTTTTTTTTTGAACCATATAAGTGATATAAGTTCATTTAATAAAAATGCGAATAAAAAAATCTCGCAAAGACGCCAAGTCGCTAAGAAAATAAAACTTGGCGACTTGGCGTCTTTGCGAGAACTATTTAAGAACCAGCTAAATTGAACTTATATCACTTATATGGTTAAGAAAAAAACTAGCTGTTTAGTTTATAAAATTCGTTCGCATTTACAAACCAAATCTTATTCTGATCTTCAACAGAAAACTTCGAAATATAATCTTCTAAAGTTTTTACCACTTCATTATAATCAGAAGCCACATTTAAAACTGGCCAATCTGATCCATACATTAATTTATCAACTGAAAAGTTTTCAAAAATTACATCTAAATACGGTTTTAAATCTTCTGGTTTCCAGTTTTTCCAGTCGGCTTCTGTGACCATTCCTGAGATTTTACACCAAACATTATCGTATTTTGCAATTTCCTCAATACCTTTTTTCCAAGAATCAATACTTCCCGATTTAATATCTGGTTTTGCAATATGATCGATTACAAATTTTTCGTTTGGAAAATCTTTTACCAAACTTATTGCAGCTGGTAATTGACGTTCGAAAATTAATATATCGTAAGTATAATTGAAGGATTTTAAAGCTGTAATTCCTCTTCTGAATTCTGTTCCGAACATAAAATCATCCGCTTCACCCTGTACAACATGTCTAAAACCTTTCAGTTTTTTTTGATCTGAAAAGAATTGCAAACGATCTTCAATATTCTCATTTCGCAAATCTACCCAGCCTACAACTCCTTTTATGAAATCATTTTTAGAAGCCAAATCCAATAAAAAATGAGTTTCCTCTTCTGACTGACTTGCCTGAACTGCAACACAACCTTCAAACTGATTTTCTTTTAATAACGGCTGTAAATCTTCAGGAAGAAAATCTCTTTGGATATTCTGCATAGTTTCATCGATCCAGCTGTCTCGAACGGGATCAAACTTC from Flavobacterium sp. KACC 22763 includes these protein-coding regions:
- a CDS encoding SymE family type I addiction module toxin, with translation MKQSVKRRLKIQQKHIARSYHRYVIFPEIRLCGKWLQKIGFHYGNFVTIEHQQNKIIITTNNEIETK
- a CDS encoding helix-turn-helix transcriptional regulator encodes the protein MSQLNLNRIKVVLVENNRSNKELAKHLGKTVSTVSRWCTNDYQPSIETLYEISKYLKVDIRELLVSTGKG
- a CDS encoding abortive infection system antitoxin AbiGi family protein, encoding MSDKTKNKIDKKVVENDFSQKKINHIVHYLDNFEVLLKILKDGFAPSYCLENVSESDYYVPMVSFCNIPLKDVDQYMRYGKYGLGMSLDWALKNRISPVVYIHENTPFKDFSKKLFSGGLYKNDINNFDVILDAITPAIQFFKNWKTTYKGKEIITYQEREWRYIPDLKDNKVLYPDEFNDMKESHFKKKPHLPEYSINFDINDIRYIVISNENQRNRIINLLIKKYDENSVIDSILSGKLIIINDELIRNDF
- a CDS encoding sodium:solute symporter, which gives rise to MNSIYDKLTTLDFVIVAGYLVALLVIGYVVSMKQRKKNETLFLAGNSLNWYSIGFNMWGTNVGPSSLLAFASIGYATGIVAGNFEWYAFVFLLLLAMVFAPRYIASKVSTMPEYMGKRYGDSTQNILAWYALVKILVSWLSLGLFSGGVLVRQILGIPMWQSVTVLVIFSGIFTFAGGLKAIAKVNVFQMILLIVVSLTLSFLGLQKLGGIDVLIAKTPSNFWNLVRPSDDAHYPWPAILLGYPVAAVAFFCTDQSMVQSVLGAKNLEQGQLGVNFIGWLKVMALPLFILPGILCYALYPELGSNSDLAYMTMVTNLFPSGMNGLVICVMIAVLVGTIGSSLNALSTVFTNDIYVKKINPTATIQDQIKIGRLTIAAGCVFAILIAVAIDNIKGQNLFNIFQAVLGFLAPSLSVVFLLSVFWKRTTKKAVNATLSWGSAFSLFVGVLYLWIFPADKYPVWPHFLLISFYIFAVLLITAVIISLTDKNPEVNISDETDIPKTSKKVKLLFGLLGLVILVLYLVFNGN
- a CDS encoding Gfo/Idh/MocA family protein; translation: MLKIAILGLGEGRSTMSAAIESSKLELVKICDRNEELCKQRAKEFDFHSYTTNYDDLLNDASIDIIAIYTPDHLHAQHVKQALLHGKHVVCTKPFIDDLSDAKELLELSKSTGKKVFIGQSSRFFEPAKRQRADYEAGLIGDLITIEAQYHADHRWFLKKEWSLLQSFKWLYGGLSHPVDFIRWYLPNIQEVMGYGMISSNGQNAGLKNEDTMHFIFKATDGRIARVSGVYTSPTQPAQRDSGMSTILRATEGASQADYHELRYAITDKTGEEKVVTWGDSTIKYYFRFEGQSHHGGEYQNYLEYFVDSIEQGFEAYPNMEEGIGTVALLQAMDKSLQTGMPVKIADILNEYGL
- a CDS encoding L-rhamnose mutarotase — protein: MRLIPFNKLLVVFLLVFTISASGAEIWVSPSGKDSNLGTKSNPLATVHMAMRKARELRRLKDPSIKDGIRIIVMNGTYYLNEPLFVRPEDSGTAESPTTIEADVNARPIISGGIEIKNWTKSTTVINGLKRGAVWVADAPKKAGSLIDYRQLWVNGKKALRAKNTAGTTMERILSWNHEEQTCWIPFKDKSVKFEPGMEMFIVQWWSNANLRIKNIEVQKDSAKLSFEEPESRIQSEHPWPAPWISKNNGNSAYFLNNAFSLLNEPGEWYLDKKNAKIYYIPRAGEEINSVTVTAPVLENLVEVKGTIDSPVHHFQFKGISFQYSNWLRPSQQGHVPLQSGLYLLDAYKLKQPGTPNQANLENQAWVGRPRAAVEVNYANNIQFESCRFEHLSSTGLDLNKGTNHNTVKGNLFKDIGGSAINVGVFSEEAFEAHLPLIIKDEREMCSDEVISDNLITNVTNEDWGTLGISAGFVRNITIEHNEISDVSYSGMAMGWGWTHTPNVMQNNKILGNKIHHYAKHLHDVAGIYTLSAQPGSRIEENYIDKVYNSPYAHDPFLWLYLYTDEGSEGFTIKNNWIAEKKILKNHNGPKGNIWEHNDPYVSTKIKDAAGIRAPYKDLEKEVVIDEKWGLQEMPKPYAIELIGSDFDIEKIKSTLVGFRIVGQELYQWKNHLVIYGKMNQPERTKRKLAGAFPSLEIKIYEDLVYDFQNFERCKDSKPASDWENIVLTANLPADEKLQKEYVEYHKTQFEKWPEVAKGFCNADFQQLQVFKKDRQLILVISIPKGENLDKLNPKTTQNNPRVDDWNALMKKYQSGIEGAKSDETWIFLNKVETK
- a CDS encoding glycoside hydrolase family 28 protein — protein: MKTNRINLLCVALASFALSFNTASAQKSADTYKNIEFKMAEVQEPIIPQYSVNLKDFGAVNGGYVLNTKAFADAIDALSKKGGGKLIIPAGIWLTGPIILKSNIELHAERGALIKFSTDKSLYPIIETSFEGLNTWRCISPIYGKNLENIAFTGNGVWDGSGEAWRQVKKSKLTDEQWKKFVASGGVLNEKKDSWYPSEQYLKGAKGADQNIRLDLKTKEDFEAIHDFLRPVLVSIQNSKRVLFDGPVFQNSPAWNIHPLLIEDLIVRNITVRNPWFSQNGDGLDVESCKNVVIENSSFDVGDDAICIKSGKDKDGRDRGVPCENIIVKNNIVYHGHGGVTVGSEMSGGVKNLHVSNCTFMGTDVGLRFKSTRGRGGVVENIYISDVFMTDIPSQAISFDLYYGGKSIAETLAEGGNTVSTKAIPVNEETPQFKNIVIKNITIKGAQQAVFLQGLPEMNLENIEISNLIAKAQKGFSIIDANGIKISNAQLDIEAKNAFEIYNTKNLSLKNIEFNPSSSNAITINGEASKNIDLSGSSVNFSKTTTIDKNVPKKAVKF
- a CDS encoding amidohydrolase family protein, which translates into the protein MSKRIDSHQHFWKFDPVRDSWIDETMQNIQRDFLPEDLQPLLKENQFEGCVAVQASQSEEETHFLLDLASKNDFIKGVVGWVDLRNENIEDRLQFFSDQKKLKGFRHVVQGEADDFMFGTEFRRGITALKSFNYTYDILIFERQLPAAISLVKDFPNEKFVIDHIAKPDIKSGSIDSWKKGIEEIAKYDNVWCKISGMVTEADWKNWKPEDLKPYLDVIFENFSVDKLMYGSDWPVLNVASDYNEVVKTLEDYISKFSVEDQNKIWFVNANEFYKLNS